Genomic segment of Pseudorca crassidens isolate mPseCra1 chromosome 10, mPseCra1.hap1, whole genome shotgun sequence:
TAAGGGTGTGTCTGCCCTGTGCAGCAAAATTCTTCCTTCAGAAATGTTGAGAGTTCATCAGGGAGaaactttggggtttgtttgatGTTCATTGCTACTAACGTGGAGACCACCTAAGGTTATCTCTGATATTCTTCACAGTATGTATCACAGACTGGAAAATGTAGCACTAgtgaaataagaaaggaaagggTAGTTTTGAATATAGTTGTGGACTCTGGAAGGAACAGATGAAAGGTTTATCTgttcctcttgttgcggagcacaggctctaggcacacaggcttcagtagttgtggcgtgtgggcccagtagttgtggcgcatggacgtAGTAGCTCTGCGGCatgatcttcccggactagggctcgaacccatgtcccctgcgtttgcaggcggattcttaaccactgcaccaccaggggagtctcaGGAAGTCTGCAGAAGGAACAGATAAAAGGTTTGAGTTTGCCAGGACTTCccttccagtggttaagactctgcacttctactgcagggggcacaggttctatccctggtcggggaactctgCATGccatgcggcgtggccaaaaaattaaaattaaaaaaagatgtgggcTTGCCAGAATTACTTTTCTGGAATGGGTGAAGGCAAGATCATGATAACGTCCCATTAAGTTGGAGGGCCCTAATGTAGTAGACCCTCTTTTCAGTTGGCAACCAGTTACCCCACGATTCAGAGTTCAGGTGGTGGTGTTCCAATACCCAACCCCACTACCTCCAGCGAACCTGGGAGAAATTGCAGTCAGAAGACCAGGCTCCAGATTTCTGTTGGCCTAGAGTGTCAGCTTTAGGGAAACACGTTTCTCCTTTGCTCTCGCCAGGCTGATGAGATCGAGAAGATTTTATGTCACAAGTTCATGCGCTTCATGATGATGAGAGCAGAGAACTTCTTTATCCTCCGAAGGAAACCAGTGGAGGTGAGACTGTGTGATCCATATGTTTGTAATACCCAGAATTCCACTACTGCATCAACTGTTACTGGCCTGGGATTGTTTCTAGAACTGGGATTGCTGCTCCCCCAGCTGTAGGGCACCCACGGCCTTCGTGGGTGAGAATTGGCCTTCGTTTCGGCTGTTGTGGGAATAAGGGGAATCAGCTTCGGAGGCTGGGTCTGCCTCAAccatggaaaaggcaaaaaagatGAGATGCACTGTGCACCTTCCCAGAGCCTATAGTCTAGCGGCAGAAAGGGCATGATGAATCAGAAATCTAAACTCTGCCACCAACTGAATCAGAGTCTCAAGGCCACAGTTGACATTGGGTCACTTGTTGTCTGACTTTGTACTTGAGTCCTCTCTACAGACTCCCTGCCAGATCAACTCTCTGCCAGTGACTAAGCAACTACCACACAGAGCAGCAAACACCATCGTCAAACACATTAGACATGTTGGCCAAGCTCGTCCTCATCCTGAGCTAAAATTTCTGGTCCTAGATCTAACCTCCAGGGCCacccagaataaataaaattgctcTTCTACACACAGCCCATCTGATAGTTAAAGACCTCAGTCCCATCCTTCTCCCACAGCATCTTCGCTTCTCTCTGGACTAGATGTTCCTTTTGTTTGAAGAGATTCTTCTTTGACAAGATTTCCAGTCCCTTCACTCTCCGTTGACTCATTCTGAATGCAACTGTCTGTGCCACAGATAGTCTGCCAGAGATGTCTGATAGACACAAAATTCTCAACTGGGTTTAGTTGATCCAACTGTTGGTTCCTTGGATCCAACATACACACCCCACCAGAGCAGGTGGGCTGCTGCCTGAAGGGCATGTAGCTTGGGATAGGGTCACAAGCAACTGGAAGCATGTGGCTAAGTGGACGTAGAGGGCACGGCCAGCTCAGCGCCCCCAGGATGCTGATTCTCTCCTGTTtcttctctccctgctccccactgTCTTCCTTCCCTAGGGGTATGACATCAGTTTTCTGATCACCAACTTCCACACAGAGCAGATGTATAAACACAAGTTGGTGGACTTTGTGATCCACTTCATGGAAGAAATCGACAAGGAGATCAGTGAGATGAAGCTGTCGGTCAATGCCCGTGCGCGCATTGTGGCCGAGGAGTTCCTCAAGAATGTAAGTGTAGGGGCCTTCCTGGTTTGTTTCCAGAAGTAGAAAGACCTATGGGTCGTGCTGAGAATTTAGCATCTGGTGGGAAAGTGGTGCCAACGGTGGGTGAATATTTCCTGAGGCCTCTAGGAGCTCTGGTGGGCTGCAGGTCAGCCTGATTCCTTGGGGCGGGAGGGCCCGTGCTTCATGTTGGAGAGCTGCAGGGCATTTTCCATCTCCGGGGGCCTGGGTGATGCCTCTCCTAGTCGCTCATTTCTACATCTCAAAGTGTACACAGTCCTTCCCTGTATCTAGTTCAATCCCCGAGTGAGGCAAGTTAAATCCACATGTGAATTTTCTAGGAGTATAGGGCAGTTAATCAGAGTATAATTCCAGTTTTCAAACAGACTGGAATAGTTTCCTTTGGCATCTGCTTCTCAGGCTTAAAGTCATGATTTCTTCAGCCTGTTTTCCATCGTTTTCACGGCTTAAGTCCTACAGATCCCTCTTTAGTTGTTTGTGGCTTCGTGACGGAAAGGACTACAGCCCTTTGAGGAGGACGAATTGTTTACACTGATGAAGTGATGACACAGTTGTTCTTTTTTAGTCATTCACGAcgtgccttctttttttttctttttccaaacagTCCTTGGTTTGTTGTTATGTTCCCCTCAGAGTCAACTATGATCCCTGGATGGTAGAATTAGTGTTTACTCCTACCAGTGCGTACAGATCCAGCCCCGGAGGAGCTCAGATTCCTGAAAATGGTTGTTACACCCGCTTCCCCTGGGCTTTAATTATACTGAGGACAGCCAGTGTACAAAGTAGCTGTACTGTGCAGCCAGGGGAACACGCTTGTTCAGGTCACACAGGCCGTGGAGTCAGGCCACCTATGTGTGAGTCCGGCTCCACTGCTTCCTCGGGCATGTTACAGAACCTCTcgactaagcctcagtttcctcggctGTGAAGTGAGACTGTTAATTAATACGTACCATTCAGTGTGGTTGAGCATTAATGAAGAAATGTGTATAAAGCATATCACCTGGTGCCTAGTAAGCTTTCCCTGTATTGTAGCACAAGGTTATATGGCCAGGGCACTGCGAGGCCTCTGAACTCAACTGAAGAAAAATAGTTCTTGTCCCAATTTAGTATTTGGGTCATTCATTCGACAGTCATTTAGTTGTTACAGTAAGTACATTTCTGTGGTAATACAGCTAAAAATGTACGTTcaagtatctcatttaatacctAAAACAATCTTTGAATCAGGTGGcgtccccatttcatagatgagttATCTGGGCTCTGGAAGTTAAGTCATATGTCCAAGGTGCCTCAGCCAGTAAGTGAAGGAACCAGGAATTGGAGTTTTCAGACTCAAGATCTAAGATAGTATAATGGCATCAGGTGCATGTAAGGGTCGGGCCGGTAATGTACATGAGTGAGGCGGGCCGTGTGGGGATCTGGTGAGCACATGCCTCACCTGAAGAGGATCACCACCGCACAGCTCTGGCCCTCCGTGGCTTCATCAAAAGAATCTCAAAATCTGGATCTTTGTGCAGTGTACTATATTTTCAAGGTTGGCTAATTCATATTCATATCGACTGATTCATATTCTTTTAAACCGTGGGCCAAACACTGCTCATCTTTGGGCTGAGTTCAGCTCGTGGGCCATTGGTCCACAACCTCTGGTCTATAAAATGTCCAGGGCTGTTCTAGGCACCATGGGAGATATTTGAGGTTAGAAAGCATTTCAAGGGCCTGTCTTACTTGGAGGACCACCCAGAGCTTGACACAGAGTACCAGATCCTGGCTCCCTCTCTGAATCCCCAAGCATTTGCATGTGAGCCCCCATTTCTAAAGAAGGCAACCTCAGTTCAGTAAGCAAGGCACAGTGACAGGGCTTTCTGGCAGCCCTTGTGGCACGACCAAGGGGAGCTGTGGAAAAACCCACGTCACCCTTAATTTTTCTGCCTTGTCCAGTGCTAGTTTTTAGGGCCAGTGCCCCAAAGGTCACACTGCTGAATGCTGGCTAAATTAGAGTGTGCCCACAGGGTGTCCTGAGACCGAACCCTGCCCTGCAGAGATCTGAGTACAGCTGCAGCTCTCAAATCAGCCCACCTCCCCAGAGCAGGCCTGCGAGGATACAGTAATAACATCATTCACCGCCTCTTGGTTCTCTTGACAGTTCTAAAGCATCTGGCTGGATCTCGTGGCCTTCCCCCTCAGACTCCCCCGTGTCTCTGCGAAGGCGTCCTGGAGTTACTCCCCAGAGCAGCGGTGGCgacggcggcagcagcagcggaGGGGAGCTGGGTGTCGGGGTGGGCATTAGATGTGGGAGGGGGGGGTGTGCTTGCTAGCTGGGCAGCAAAGCAGCAGTGGACCTGCCCCAAGGCCACATGTGCCTGGTCAGGCTGGCTTCTGATGTTCAGTCCCCTGGGCcgggacagatttttttttaacgtcttgaAACTTAAAACTCTGTGCTTGTAGGAGACTGTaacctttttgtcttttttttttttttttttaaacaaacaacctCCACCTCCAGTGGCTGTGACTGGTCCCAGTGATTGTACCTTATTGGTCGCTGTGGGTCTGGGCGGGCCTGGAGCCAGAAGGCGACTACTGTTCCTCCCTGGAGCCACcacaggtggggagggagggaggtttcAGACTCCAGTTCCTCTCCCTCGTTCTCTTATTTCCTTGAGCCAATAGAAGCGGTGGAGACCCTCTGCCAGCTTCCTGAGCTCTGCCTGAAGATGGCCACCCAGCACTGGTTGGGGACAAGGGCTGAACTGGTGGCCACCAGCCACACCTAGGAGCTGGGGCCTGAAAGCTAGGCAACCTCTGGCCGCAGGGGCCTCTTCGTGCCCTCCCAGCTGAGAGGGGCCGCTGTTTCGC
This window contains:
- the ARPC4 gene encoding actin-related protein 2/3 complex subunit 4: MTATLRPYLSAVRATLQAALCLENFSSQVVERHNKPEVEVRSSKELLLQPVTISRNEKEKVLIEGSINSVRVSIAVKQADEIEKILCHKFMRFMMMRAENFFILRRKPVEGYDISFLITNFHTEQMYKHKLVDFVIHFMEEIDKEISEMKLSVNARARIVAEEFLKNF